One region of Duncaniella freteri genomic DNA includes:
- the carA gene encoding glutamine-hydrolyzing carbamoyl-phosphate synthase small subunit gives MRHTKRAFLMLEDGTTFEGKSFGHESSTAGEVVFNTAMTGYPESLTDPSYEGQILVTTYPILGNYGVPPHREKDDVSEYYESDHIHCRAIVAQDYSFDHSHWQADRPLAMWLNEERIPGIYGIDTRALTKHLREHGSMLGKIVIEGGDDCGFYDPNLENLVGKVSCTEVETHGDGDKTVVLVDCGVKHNIIRCLTRRGVRVVRVPWDYDFTSIPYDGLFISNGPGNPDMASATVENIRKAMAIGKPICGICMGNQLLAKAAGAKTYKLKYGHRSHNQPVRRVGTDKCFITSQNHGFAVDNDTLPEDWEPLFVNMNDGTNEGIRHKEKPFFSAQFHPEASSGPKDTEFLFDEFISML, from the coding sequence ATGAGACATACTAAGCGCGCTTTCCTCATGCTGGAGGACGGTACCACTTTTGAAGGGAAATCATTTGGCCACGAATCATCAACGGCCGGTGAGGTAGTGTTTAATACCGCAATGACGGGTTATCCGGAGAGTCTGACCGACCCATCCTATGAGGGTCAGATACTGGTGACGACTTACCCGATATTGGGAAACTATGGAGTCCCGCCCCACCGAGAGAAGGATGATGTGAGCGAGTATTATGAGAGCGACCACATACATTGCCGGGCCATTGTAGCTCAGGATTATTCTTTTGATCATTCCCATTGGCAGGCCGACCGGCCGCTTGCAATGTGGCTTAACGAGGAGCGTATCCCGGGGATATATGGTATTGACACCAGGGCTCTCACCAAGCATCTGCGCGAACACGGCTCCATGCTCGGGAAAATAGTGATAGAGGGTGGCGATGACTGCGGGTTCTATGATCCGAATCTTGAAAATCTTGTAGGCAAGGTGTCATGCACCGAAGTGGAGACCCATGGCGATGGTGACAAGACTGTGGTGCTTGTGGACTGCGGCGTAAAGCATAACATAATCCGTTGCCTTACACGCCGTGGCGTGAGGGTGGTGCGTGTGCCCTGGGATTATGATTTCACATCCATACCTTACGACGGTCTCTTCATATCTAATGGTCCCGGCAACCCTGACATGGCGTCGGCGACAGTCGAGAATATACGTAAGGCAATGGCTATAGGGAAGCCTATATGCGGTATCTGCATGGGGAATCAGCTCCTTGCCAAAGCTGCCGGAGCCAAGACCTATAAGCTTAAGTATGGTCACCGTAGCCATAATCAGCCTGTGAGAAGGGTTGGGACTGACAAGTGTTTTATCACATCACAGAACCATGGCTTTGCAGTTGACAATGATACTCTTCCTGAGGATTGGGAGCCGCTGTTTGTGAATATGAACGATGGGACCAATGAGGGTATAAGGCACAAAGAGAAGCCGTTCTTCTCCGCCCAGTTCCATCCTGAGGCAAGTTCCGGACCGAAGGATACGGAATTTCTGTTTGACGA